In Zunongwangia sp. HGR-M22, the sequence TTCACCAAGTAACACCCTGGCCTTATTCATCTTAGCAGACCTTATATATCCATTCACACTTTGACCGTACAATTCTTGAAATCCTTGTTGCAACTTATTCCTATTCAAGCCAACCTCACGGCTAATCCAATCAATTCTACTAACTTTTTCAATATTTTTATGGATATATTCAGCAGCCTTTTTCACCTGTTTCACATCGGTGGGATGAATAAGCTTTAATCGATAATTAAAATCTTTATTATACTGTTGCAGATGAAGAAAAATTAGTTCATGGATATTCAACTCCAATTTTAAATAATCCAGAAAATTAAGAGTACTTAAATCATTTATTTCTTTGAAAATATCGGCTATCTTAAGATTATAATGTCCTAAATGAAGTTTTTGTTGGGAAGGAATTTCCTTAAAAATTAATTGTAAGCTATCTTCTAAGCTCGTGACGTTATAGGTTCTATTTTCCAAAAATTGCTTTTTTGGAATGTTTATCAAATAAAAATTGTAAAGAATACCGCTTTTTAGGGAAATTTTCGAGATAAGACGTGAGGACGTCATTGTAATTGCATGCTGAAATTGTTCAAAAATAACCCATTCCGAGTCATTAGAAAATTGGTACAGAAAGGGATGTCCCAAATTATAAACAAATTGAAGGGAATTTTGATGGTTAAATTCTAATTCTAAGGTAATAGTACGGGACAATTCTCCTTCTAAAAAGACGAAAGAAATATCTCTATCCAATGCTACCCCAATGATTTTTCCTTTTCCTTCTTCTGCAGGGAGATTCTTTTTAAAAACACGCCGGTTATTTCCAGCGTAATTTTCTATTGGTGAATGAAAATTCTTTAAAATATGCCTAATCGGAAATGGTCGAATTCTTATTGCCTTCAAATGTTCTTTCAATTTTAAAGACCGAAAATATTGTATTACATATCGGTATGAACGGTAGAAAGCAAATTTTAATCAGTTTTACTATTATTTATGTCATTTTTATTAATTCAATCATACTGCGTTGTTTTTTACTATTTTGAACGTTGCCGAAACTACATTCTTTCTAACAGCTCCCTAATGAACTTAATTATACCCTTAATAACCCTCGGGGTTATCAAAACATATAAATAGTGATGAAGAAATAAGGAATAAGATCCGACACAGAATCTTAAATGCCATTAATTAAGAAACTTCCTAATGATTAACAACCAATTTGCCCCAATAATCACATTGATTTGATCAACATGGTGAACGAGATATATCAATTTCAATAGAAATAAAAAATCAAAATAATAGTCTAGGACTTTCGGAATAGCTTAATATATTTATCATTTATTATAAATGCATGGATTACTCCAGGTATCCAGCCTAAACAGGTGAGTAATAAATTAACTAAAAAAAATTTCTTAGCTCCATATTTAATATACACTGCAACCGGTGGCAAAATTAGATTTAAGATTACTATACTTAGTTTCATTGGTCATTTTTAATTATTAAATCTATTATATCTTCTTTGTTCTTTTTCTCTAAAAGGGTAATTCCCCTCTGTCGACAAACCACAATTAACTCTTTATAAGTGTAATCATGATAAACATTTCTTTGTACTTGTTCCTTGTTCTCTGAAACCTCAGAAGCTTTCTCTTCACTCATACCATTTCTTTTTAAAATAGCATATTGCTCATCATCCTGGATTCCTTTATTTTTCTTTTTCATTTCTCAATTGGATTAAAAAAGGCCATTCAGTACCCTAATACTGAATGGCCTGCCCCACCAGGCAGTTGTGAATTATTCAGCCTTCTTATTGATTTGGTTGGTCGCTAGAGTGTTCAATTTTTCATCGGCTACATACTCTTCCCGGAGGGTTTTATTTAATTTTTCAGCTATACCTGTATAACCTAATTCCTGCGCAAATTTTACTAACGTTTCATAGCCAGCAATTTCGTAATGTTCAATACGCTGTGCATCAGCTATAATTCCCGCATCTCGAACAAATTCATTTTCCACTTCTTCTTTTAAAAAATCGTTAGCTTCCGTTATAAGTCCTTTCATAGCATTGCACACTTCTCCAGTTGGTGAAATTCCCATATCTTCGCAAACATCCTTTTACCGCAGTTGGTGCTCTTTTGTCTCCTCTAAATGCATTTTAAATGCCTTTTTCAAATTAGGCGTATTTGACTGCTCGACCATATCCGGTAATGCTGCGATTAGTTGAGTTTCGGCACTGTATAAGTCTTTTAGCTGATGGACAAATAAATCTTTTAAATTTTTCATGGCTTATCTAATTTGGTTTTTAAAATAGTTTTTCAAAAGATTAGCACTTTATAAAATAGAATCTAACTCAAAGTTAACCATCAGATTACAGGGGTTAACAAAACAAAAAGAAATAACAAAGTATTAAGCCTTATTAAGAAATCATTTATTTCCTAGTTTATGTCGTAGGCATTTGTAAGCAAGATTATGCAATAGCTATCTGGAATCATTTTATAAGACTTGTATCATCGTAAAATAAAAGTTGACAAATAATTGAGAAGTAATTTCTAACATTTTATTAAGAAAAGTTCAATGTTCCTCAGTTATTTTAATGTAACCATAGACCTAAAATTTGTCAGGAATTGGAGCATTCTGATATTGATATTCCTTGACATTAATGCCGATCAAATTCAAATTCATCCCAGGCTTTGCATTTCTTAGGATTTACTTCGAAATCACGCAGCAATCCACGAATAAAAACCGGAGATATATCAAGATGACGCATAAAATTTTTTAGTCGCTCCTCAATATGCGATGTTACCATACTTCTCAATAACCTGCACTTCTCTTTTCTGGTATATTTTCGATCCTGATGATCTAAAATTTCCATACATAGTAAAAGATCTGAGAATTGCGACTTGGGTTGCTATTGTAAATTTTGAATCTGCCCGGGGATCACTTCCCTCCCCATAAAAAAATAATCATACTTCACGCCATAATGATCGTCCTCAATTCGACCATTTTGCGGTATGTCCTCCAATTCTATATAAAATTTCATTAAATAGTATTTTATCCAAATTAATGGAATTTTTCCTAATTAAAAAAATTAGAGTGGAATTACTACATTAGAATGGACATAAAGTTGAATGAATATTATTGCAAGTTGCTAACTTAGCAATTATAAAATGTAAAGCCACCATTACACTTTAGAGTTTAAGTAAAAAGCAGTAGAAGGAAGTTATGCTAAAGGCAGTGTAGCATGAATTAGAACGTGATACCATAAAAAAGATTTGGCATCCCAGACTGCCGGCTGGCAGACTTTCCATGAACGACAAGAAAAATACAGATTTATAAAAGAGAACCGTATAAAATTTGCTATTGAGAAGATGTGCACTATGTTAGCAATAAGTACAAATTGATATTATCACTGGCTAAAATCTGGCCCCCTCCCCCTGGAAAGAAAATCTAAAGTTTCCTTAATTAAAGATATATTTCAAGATAGTCTCCAGAGCTATGGATCTCCGAGAAAAGATGAATTGAAAGCTATAGGCTATACCATATCTAGCCCATATAATGAAGGCAAATCATTTATACGTAAACAGGAAGCAAAAGTTTAAGGCAACCACTAATAGTAACCAGAACTATCCCACAGTATTCTATGACTAAACCAAATTATATTTCACATTTTCAATGTTAATTTGCTGCATATTTTATTAAATCTACATAAGGAGATTTCCTATTAATAACAGCAAAGATCCTAGCTAATATTTTGTTTCTGATAATGTTTATTGTTGACATTTTATTTTTTCCCAAATCGATTCTTTTGTGATAATACAATTTCATTTCTTCATTGTATTGGATAGAAGACTTAGCGCATAAGTCCAATAAACTTTTTAGTTTTTTATTGGCTAAATGGCTTACTTTGGTCCTTCCCCTAATACTTGAACCAGAAGTATTGGGGAAAGGAGCTATTCCGCAATAAGAGGCGAATTTCCTCCAACTGTCAAATTTTTTAAAGCCCTCTGTAACTACAATCATATAGAGCGC encodes:
- a CDS encoding YqaE/Pmp3 family membrane protein, which gives rise to MKLSIVILNLILPPVAVYIKYGAKKFFLVNLLLTCLGWIPGVIHAFIINDKYIKLFRKS
- a CDS encoding helix-turn-helix transcriptional regulator — protein: MKEHLKAIRIRPFPIRHILKNFHSPIENYAGNNRRVFKKNLPAEEGKGKIIGVALDRDISFVFLEGELSRTITLELEFNHQNSLQFVYNLGHPFLYQFSNDSEWVIFEQFQHAITMTSSRLISKISLKSGILYNFYLINIPKKQFLENRTYNVTSLEDSLQLIFKEIPSQQKLHLGHYNLKIADIFKEINDLSTLNFLDYLKLELNIHELIFLHLQQYNKDFNYRLKLIHPTDVKQVKKAAEYIHKNIEKVSRIDWISREVGLNRNKLQQGFQELYGQSVNGYIRSAKMNKARVLLGENHLSLSQISHEIGIASPSYFSRLFKEFYQITPSEYRKQREKKIIEKTTLA